One part of the Olleya sp. YS genome encodes these proteins:
- a CDS encoding FtsW/RodA/SpoVE family cell cycle protein, whose product MQTVFNNIKGDRLIWAIAALLAIFSFLPVYSAASNLAYIGGDGNTFGYFVKHFMHLFLGFSIMYGVHKIPYRYFRGLSMVMLPIVFVLLILTILQGTTIQGANASRWIRIPFVNMSFQTSTLAAVVLMVYIARYLSKIKDKTITFKESILPLWIPVFIILALILPSNFSTTAIIFVMACALLFLGGYPLRYLIAMGLAGVAGLALFVLIARAFPEAMPNRVDTWTSRIESFFNGEDTEEDYQIEKAKIAIASGGVVGVGSGKSIQKNFLPQSSSDFIYAIIVEEYGLLGGFALMILYMWLLFRIIIVAQKADTIFGKLLVLGVGIPIIFQAMINMAVAVELFPVTGQTLPLISSGGTSIWMTCLAIGIILSVSAKREEIIQKEKQVVVENPLEILSETLED is encoded by the coding sequence ATGCAAACAGTATTTAATAACATAAAAGGAGACAGGTTAATATGGGCAATAGCTGCACTATTAGCTATATTTTCTTTTTTGCCTGTTTACAGTGCAGCAAGTAACTTAGCATATATTGGTGGCGATGGAAATACCTTTGGTTATTTTGTTAAACATTTCATGCATTTATTTTTAGGGTTTTCTATTATGTATGGTGTGCATAAAATTCCGTACCGATACTTTAGAGGCTTATCTATGGTGATGTTGCCAATTGTATTTGTGTTATTAATATTGACTATTTTACAAGGCACCACAATACAAGGTGCTAATGCTAGTCGTTGGATACGCATACCGTTTGTTAATATGTCTTTTCAAACGTCTACTTTGGCAGCAGTAGTATTAATGGTTTACATCGCGAGATATTTATCAAAAATTAAAGATAAAACCATCACATTTAAAGAGTCTATATTACCTCTTTGGATTCCGGTTTTTATCATATTAGCACTTATTTTACCATCTAATTTTTCTACAACAGCTATTATTTTTGTGATGGCTTGCGCATTACTATTTTTAGGTGGTTATCCATTAAGATATCTTATTGCAATGGGCTTAGCAGGAGTTGCAGGCTTAGCATTGTTTGTATTAATCGCAAGAGCATTTCCTGAAGCTATGCCTAATAGAGTTGATACTTGGACTAGTAGAATTGAAAGTTTTTTTAATGGAGAAGACACAGAAGAAGATTACCAAATAGAGAAAGCTAAAATAGCAATAGCATCAGGAGGAGTTGTTGGTGTTGGTTCTGGAAAAAGTATTCAAAAAAACTTTTTACCGCAATCGTCTTCAGATTTTATTTACGCCATAATTGTTGAAGAATATGGATTGTTAGGTGGTTTTGCTTTAATGATTTTATATATGTGGTTATTATTTAGAATCATAATTGTCGCACAAAAAGCAGATACCATTTTTGGTAAGTTATTAGTATTGGGTGTAGGTATACCCATTATTTTTCAAGCAATGATAAATATGGCTGTAGCAGTTGAGTTGTTTCCTGTAACAGGACAGACACTACCATTAATAAGTAGTGGTGGGACTAGTATTTGGATGACCTGTTTAGCAATTGGTATTATTTTAAGCGTTAGTGCAAAGCGTGAAGAAATTATACAAAAAGAAAAACAAGTAGTTGTAGAGAATCCGTTAGAGATTTTATCAGAAACATTAGAGGATTAA
- the murG gene encoding undecaprenyldiphospho-muramoylpentapeptide beta-N-acetylglucosaminyltransferase, translating to MSNTNKAYKIILSGGGTGGHIYPAIAIANELKRRFPNAEFLFVGAKDRMEMEKVPQAGYAIKGLWISGIQRKLTLKNMMFPFKLINSLWNARQIVNQFKPDVAIGTGGFASGPLLQVATSKGIPSLIQEQNSYPGITNKLLSKKVQKICVAYNGLERFFPANKIIKTGNPVRQDLLDISSKRVEAIKHFQLEEGKQTLLVLGGSLGAKAINELMVNELDFLQTLNIQIIWQCGKLYYQNYKLYGNTKHVQVHQFINRMDYAYAAADFIISRAGASSVSELCIVGKPTIFVPSPYVAEDHQTKNAAAIVNENAALLIAQEDLKVDFKNKFGQLVASREKQEELSKNIKKLALVNATKDIADEVEKLLNK from the coding sequence GTGAGTAACACAAACAAAGCATATAAAATTATTTTAAGTGGTGGCGGAACAGGTGGTCACATCTATCCTGCAATTGCGATAGCTAACGAATTAAAAAGACGTTTTCCAAACGCAGAATTTTTATTTGTTGGAGCTAAAGACCGTATGGAAATGGAAAAAGTTCCGCAAGCAGGTTATGCTATAAAAGGGTTATGGATTTCTGGTATTCAAAGAAAACTAACGCTTAAAAATATGATGTTTCCATTTAAGTTAATAAATAGCTTATGGAATGCTAGACAAATTGTAAATCAGTTTAAACCTGACGTAGCAATTGGAACTGGTGGTTTTGCAAGTGGACCTCTTTTACAAGTAGCTACTTCAAAAGGAATTCCAAGTTTAATTCAAGAACAAAACTCATATCCAGGAATCACTAATAAATTATTATCAAAAAAAGTTCAAAAAATTTGTGTTGCCTATAATGGATTAGAGCGTTTTTTTCCTGCCAACAAAATTATAAAAACAGGTAATCCTGTGCGTCAAGATTTATTAGACATTTCCTCTAAAAGAGTTGAAGCCATCAAGCATTTTCAATTAGAAGAAGGCAAACAAACCTTATTGGTTTTAGGAGGGAGTCTTGGTGCAAAAGCGATTAACGAATTAATGGTTAATGAATTGGATTTTTTGCAAACGCTAAACATTCAAATCATATGGCAATGTGGAAAGTTATACTACCAAAATTATAAACTTTACGGAAACACAAAGCATGTACAAGTGCATCAATTTATAAACAGAATGGATTATGCTTATGCAGCTGCAGATTTTATTATTTCTCGAGCTGGAGCAAGTTCTGTAAGCGAGCTGTGTATAGTTGGTAAGCCAACCATTTTTGTGCCTTCTCCATATGTTGCAGAAGACCATCAAACCAAAAATGCTGCAGCTATTGTAAATGAAAATGCAGCACTTTTAATAGCACAAGAAGATTTAAAAGTAGACTTTAAAAATAAATTTGGGCAATTAGTAGCTTCAAGAGAAAAACAAGAAGAGTTAAGTAAAAATATAAAAAAATTAGCATTAGTTAATGCTACAAAAGATATCGCAGACGAAGTAGAAAAACTTCTAAATAAGTAA
- a CDS encoding penicillin-binding protein, producing MFIFGLLVVGKLITIQMVHGDKYRALADERTLKDVVIPANRGNVYSADGSLLATSIPKYDILFDAVTPSEKNFKTQLKPLSDALAKYTGKSSNYYQKELAKARANKNRYFSLVKNIGYSDYLKFREFPLLKLGAFKGGLIVEQKVKREHPLGEVAQRTIGYERTDDKGNITRAGIDGAFGVDYLRGKDGKRLKQKIGKGQWKPILDYDQVEPKDGFDVYTTIDVNIQDIAHHALLEQLELYEAEHGTVVVMDVKTGEVKAISNLGKTEAGYYYEKRNYAVYEAHEPGSTFKLMALMAALEDKKVDTSDVVDTGNGYKVFYGRGIKDSRGHGKISVAKALEVSSNIGLATVIDNAYAKDPNRFLDILRSWNLDKKLGVSIKGEGAPVLPKPGDKLWSRNALPSIAYGYNLKITPLQTLAFYNAVANNGVMVKPRFIKEVKDLDQTIEVFEKTVINNKICSDATLNAAKEMLKNVVVRGTGSSLYSDYFSMSGKTGTARVEYWMKDWADNPRYISSFAGYFPSETPKYSCIVIIHKPSIKKGFYGADVSGPVFKKIAQKIFTDTPLIDQVASLQVKDASVEKEYEGYYNLARTYKTIMPDVTGLPVMDALALLENMNVKVNVKCQGVGTVKSQSVSKNTKLKNNQTIVLEAS from the coding sequence ATGTTCATCTTCGGACTTTTGGTGGTTGGAAAATTAATCACCATACAAATGGTTCATGGAGATAAATATAGAGCCTTAGCAGATGAGCGTACTTTAAAAGATGTGGTTATTCCTGCTAATAGAGGTAATGTGTATTCTGCTGACGGTAGTTTGTTGGCAACGTCAATTCCAAAGTACGATATCTTATTTGATGCTGTAACACCATCAGAAAAAAACTTCAAAACTCAGTTAAAACCACTCAGTGACGCATTAGCTAAGTACACAGGTAAATCGTCTAATTATTATCAAAAAGAATTAGCAAAAGCTCGAGCAAACAAAAACCGTTATTTCTCCTTAGTTAAAAATATTGGGTATTCGGATTATTTAAAATTTAGAGAGTTTCCATTATTAAAACTAGGCGCTTTTAAAGGCGGACTAATAGTAGAGCAAAAAGTAAAACGCGAACATCCTTTAGGAGAAGTTGCGCAACGTACCATTGGTTATGAGCGTACAGATGATAAAGGCAATATAACCAGAGCAGGAATTGATGGTGCTTTTGGTGTAGATTATCTAAGAGGAAAAGATGGAAAGCGTTTAAAACAAAAAATTGGTAAAGGACAATGGAAACCCATTTTAGACTACGATCAAGTAGAGCCAAAAGATGGTTTTGATGTATATACAACTATAGATGTTAATATTCAGGATATAGCTCATCATGCATTATTAGAGCAATTAGAGTTATATGAAGCAGAGCATGGAACTGTAGTTGTTATGGATGTAAAAACAGGTGAAGTTAAAGCAATTTCCAATCTAGGAAAAACAGAAGCTGGTTATTACTACGAAAAAAGAAACTATGCAGTTTACGAAGCGCACGAACCAGGTTCTACATTCAAACTAATGGCTTTAATGGCTGCTTTGGAAGATAAAAAAGTAGATACATCAGACGTAGTTGATACAGGAAATGGGTATAAAGTGTTTTATGGTAGAGGTATTAAAGATTCTCGTGGACATGGTAAAATTTCAGTAGCAAAAGCGTTAGAAGTATCCTCAAATATTGGTTTAGCTACAGTTATTGATAATGCGTATGCAAAAGACCCTAATCGATTTCTAGACATTTTAAGAAGTTGGAATCTTGATAAAAAATTAGGAGTATCTATTAAAGGTGAAGGTGCTCCAGTATTGCCGAAACCTGGTGATAAATTGTGGAGCAGAAATGCTTTGCCATCCATAGCCTATGGATATAATCTTAAAATTACACCATTGCAAACACTAGCGTTTTATAACGCAGTTGCTAATAATGGTGTTATGGTAAAGCCAAGATTTATCAAAGAAGTTAAAGATTTAGATCAAACTATAGAAGTATTTGAAAAAACAGTTATAAATAACAAGATATGCTCTGATGCAACGCTTAACGCTGCAAAAGAGATGCTTAAAAACGTAGTAGTTAGAGGTACCGGTAGTTCTTTGTACTCTGATTATTTTTCTATGAGCGGAAAAACTGGAACTGCCAGAGTTGAATATTGGATGAAAGATTGGGCAGATAACCCTAGGTACATTTCTTCTTTTGCTGGCTATTTTCCTTCAGAAACTCCTAAATATTCGTGCATTGTAATTATTCATAAACCAAGTATTAAAAAAGGATTTTATGGTGCAGATGTATCTGGACCAGTATTTAAAAAAATAGCTCAAAAAATATTTACAGACACACCATTAATTGACCAAGTGGCTTCTTTACAGGTTAAAGATGCTTCAGTAGAAAAAGAATATGAAGGGTATTATAACCTAGCAAGAACTTATAAAACCATTATGCCAGATGTCACTGGTCTTCCTGTTATGGATGCATTGGCTTTGTTAGAAAACATGAATGTAAAAGTTAATGTAAAATGCCAAGGAGTCGGAACAGTAAAAAGCCAATCTGTAAGTAAAAACACCAAATTAAAAAATAATCAAACCATAGTTTTAGAAGCTTCGTGA
- the murD gene encoding UDP-N-acetylmuramoyl-L-alanine--D-glutamate ligase: protein MKRLVVLGGGESGVGTALLGQAKGYEVFVSDKGIIKEKYKNVLINNNIEWEDQQHTEAKILNADVVMKSPGIPDKVPMVKALLKKGIPVISEIEFASKYTNATIVAITGSNGKTTTSMLTHHVLNQEINVGLAGNIGDSFAKQVLNHDFDNYVLEISSFQLDGCFNFNPKIAIITNIVPDHLDRYDYKFENYIASKFRIAQNQTKDDYLIYDADDEVIIEYLKNNSIQSTLLPFSLTKTIENGAYLDQDNIKITIDNNQIIMPTKNIALEGKHNIKNAMAASTVAHLLKIRKQTIRESLENFQGVEHRLENVLKINKVQYINDSKATNVNATYFALESMEAPTVWIVGGVDKGNNYEELYPFINEKVKAIVCLGVDNEKLMASFGKMVDIIVETQFMSEAVKIAYKIAEAGDNVLLSPACASFDLFENYEDRGRQFKDAVRNL, encoded by the coding sequence ATGAAACGCTTAGTAGTATTAGGAGGAGGAGAAAGTGGAGTAGGCACAGCACTTTTAGGGCAGGCAAAAGGCTACGAAGTTTTTGTTTCTGATAAAGGAATAATAAAAGAAAAATATAAAAACGTTCTTATAAATAATAATATTGAATGGGAAGACCAACAGCACACAGAAGCTAAAATTTTAAATGCAGATGTCGTGATGAAAAGCCCAGGAATACCAGATAAGGTGCCTATGGTAAAAGCACTTTTAAAAAAGGGTATTCCGGTAATTTCTGAAATAGAATTTGCTTCAAAATATACTAATGCTACCATTGTAGCCATTACAGGAAGTAATGGTAAAACCACAACATCTATGTTAACGCATCACGTGTTAAATCAAGAGATAAATGTTGGTTTAGCAGGTAATATTGGTGACAGTTTTGCAAAGCAAGTTTTGAATCATGATTTTGATAATTATGTGTTAGAAATTAGCAGTTTTCAATTAGATGGTTGTTTCAATTTTAATCCTAAAATAGCCATCATAACTAATATTGTTCCAGATCATTTAGATCGCTACGATTATAAGTTTGAAAACTATATCGCTTCAAAATTCAGAATAGCTCAAAATCAAACTAAAGACGATTATTTGATTTATGATGCGGATGATGAAGTGATTATAGAGTACCTAAAAAACAATTCCATTCAATCCACACTATTACCGTTTTCACTAACCAAAACAATTGAAAACGGAGCGTATTTAGATCAAGATAATATTAAGATAACCATAGATAATAACCAGATAATTATGCCAACAAAAAACATCGCATTAGAGGGTAAACACAACATTAAAAACGCAATGGCTGCTTCTACAGTAGCACATTTACTTAAAATTAGAAAACAAACTATTCGTGAAAGTTTAGAAAACTTTCAAGGTGTAGAGCATCGATTAGAAAATGTATTGAAGATTAATAAAGTACAGTACATAAACGACTCTAAAGCTACCAATGTTAATGCAACGTATTTTGCGTTAGAAAGTATGGAAGCACCAACAGTTTGGATAGTTGGAGGTGTAGATAAAGGAAATAATTATGAAGAGTTGTATCCGTTTATAAATGAAAAAGTAAAGGCTATTGTTTGTTTAGGTGTAGATAATGAAAAACTTATGGCAAGCTTTGGGAAAATGGTTGATATTATCGTAGAAACTCAGTTTATGAGTGAAGCTGTAAAAATAGCATACAAAATTGCGGAAGCAGGAGATAATGTATTACTATCACCAGCTTGTGCAAGTTTTGATTTATTTGAAAATTATGAAGATAGAGGTCGTCAATTTAAAGATGCAGTAAGAAATTTATAA
- a CDS encoding FtsL-like putative cell division protein, producing MKKSIYSILRGTFLVSEDSFKNWRLILFISALAIVMIASSHSLDKKVHEIAKLNNQVKELRSQLYDGRTKLMQLKMESSVVKKMKEKGLAPSVIPPKKIIVKPQS from the coding sequence ATGAAAAAAAGCATTTACAGCATATTAAGAGGAACATTTCTAGTTAGCGAAGACTCTTTTAAAAACTGGAGGCTTATTCTGTTTATTTCAGCTTTGGCAATTGTAATGATTGCTAGTTCGCACAGTTTGGATAAAAAAGTACATGAGATAGCTAAGCTTAATAATCAAGTTAAAGAGTTACGGTCTCAATTGTATGACGGAAGGACCAAGTTGATGCAACTTAAAATGGAATCGTCCGTAGTTAAAAAAATGAAAGAAAAGGGTTTGGCGCCTTCAGTAATTCCGCCAAAAAAGATAATTGTTAAACCACAAAGCTAA
- the murC gene encoding UDP-N-acetylmuramate--L-alanine ligase — protein sequence MNLNNIHNIYFIGIGGIGMSALARYFKANGKCVAGYDKTKTHITDSLVDLDIAIHFKDSVANLDNRFLNPETTLIIYTPAVPKSHMELTYFKNNGFTVLKRSQVLGLITQNTFCLAVAGTHGKTTTTSILGHLLHECNVPLTAFLGGISENYNSNLILNGTEVSVVEADEFDRSFLTLHPDMACITSMDADHLDIYGDASALIASFEDFTKQLKPNGKLFVKNGLPIKGITYGIDDDADYAAQNITIENGTYVFDVKTPKTVLKNLQFNLPGRHNLSNALVALAMSVEYGVPVQQLAKALASYKGVMRRFTYQIKTDNLVYIDDYAHHPEEINAVHQAVREMYPNKKVLAIFQPHLFSRTQDFAQEFATSLSQFDEVLLLDIYPARELPIDGVTSEWLFSLMTSKNKKLVTKDTLIKNIKESTADIILTIGAGDIGAEVLKIKKALQNES from the coding sequence ATGAATTTAAATAACATACATAACATTTACTTTATAGGTATTGGAGGCATAGGTATGTCTGCATTAGCACGCTATTTTAAAGCCAATGGTAAGTGTGTTGCTGGTTATGATAAAACTAAAACACATATTACAGATAGTCTTGTAGATTTAGATATCGCCATTCATTTTAAAGATTCTGTAGCTAATTTGGATAACCGTTTTTTAAATCCAGAAACGACCTTAATTATTTATACACCTGCAGTGCCTAAAAGTCACATGGAGCTGACTTACTTTAAAAACAATGGGTTTACTGTTTTAAAACGCTCGCAGGTATTAGGGTTAATTACTCAAAATACGTTTTGTTTAGCAGTTGCTGGTACACATGGTAAAACAACTACAACTAGTATTTTAGGGCATTTGTTACACGAGTGTAATGTACCACTAACTGCATTTTTGGGCGGAATTAGCGAAAATTACAATTCCAATTTAATTCTTAACGGAACTGAGGTGAGTGTGGTTGAGGCAGACGAGTTTGATCGTTCCTTCCTAACCTTACATCCAGATATGGCTTGTATCACGTCCATGGATGCAGACCATTTAGATATTTATGGAGATGCTTCAGCATTGATAGCTTCGTTTGAAGATTTTACAAAACAATTAAAACCTAACGGAAAATTATTTGTCAAAAATGGTCTTCCAATTAAAGGAATAACTTACGGAATAGATGATGATGCAGATTATGCTGCACAAAACATAACAATAGAAAATGGCACCTATGTTTTTGATGTAAAAACACCAAAAACAGTGCTTAAAAATTTGCAATTTAACCTACCTGGTAGACATAATTTATCAAATGCTTTAGTCGCTCTGGCGATGTCTGTAGAATATGGAGTCCCTGTCCAGCAGCTCGCCAAAGCTTTAGCGTCTTATAAAGGTGTAATGCGTAGATTTACTTATCAGATAAAGACAGATAATTTAGTGTATATCGATGATTATGCACATCATCCAGAAGAAATTAATGCAGTCCATCAGGCAGTTAGAGAAATGTATCCTAATAAAAAAGTATTAGCCATTTTTCAACCACATTTGTTTTCAAGGACTCAAGATTTTGCTCAAGAATTTGCTACAAGTTTATCGCAATTTGATGAGGTCTTATTGTTAGATATTTATCCAGCAAGAGAGTTACCAATTGACGGTGTGACTTCAGAATGGTTATTTAGTTTAATGACTTCAAAAAATAAAAAACTAGTAACCAAAGACACTTTAATTAAAAATATAAAAGAAAGTACAGCAGATATTATTTTAACTATAGGAGCTGGAGATATAGGTGCAGAAGTTTTAAAAATTAAAAAAGCACTTCAAAATGAAAGTTAA
- a CDS encoding UDP-N-acetylmuramoyl-L-alanyl-D-glutamate--2,6-diaminopimelate ligase yields MNSLKDILYKVTLDAVVGSTNILVRNVHFNSRKVAINDVFVAIKGSVTDGHQFIENAVKQGAIAIVCEQLPKKTKSGITYIQVDDSSRALAIMAANFYGNPSENLKLVGVTGTNGKTTIASLLYQLFKKAGYKVGLLSTVKIMVDNTEYPATHTTPDSLTINQYLKMMNDEGVEFCFMEVSSHGIHQNRTLGLKFEGGIFTNLSHDHLDYHDTFAEYRDVKKRFFDELPKTAFALTNADDKNGSVMLQNTKAKQYTYALKSFADYKAQILENQFNGLLLKLNGNEVWVRLIGTFNAYNILAIFATAELLGLEKEETLRLISELESVSGRFQFLISDDKITAIVDYAHTPDALQNVLETINDIRTKNEEVITVVGCGGDRDATKRPKMGHIASALSTKVIFTSDNPRSEKPEAIIEEIEKGVEPQNFKKTMSIVDRKQAIKTACQLANPNDIILIAGKGHETYQEVNGKRHDFDDFKMVKEFLKQLQK; encoded by the coding sequence GTGAATTCATTAAAAGACATATTATATAAGGTAACCTTAGATGCGGTAGTGGGAAGTACTAATATTTTGGTGCGCAATGTTCATTTTAATTCTCGTAAAGTAGCTATTAACGATGTGTTTGTTGCTATAAAAGGTAGTGTGACAGATGGACATCAGTTTATCGAAAATGCAGTAAAACAAGGTGCTATTGCTATAGTTTGCGAGCAACTTCCAAAAAAGACAAAATCTGGAATAACCTATATACAGGTTGATGATTCTAGTCGTGCGTTAGCAATTATGGCAGCCAATTTTTATGGCAATCCTTCAGAGAATTTAAAATTAGTCGGTGTAACTGGTACAAATGGTAAAACCACTATTGCTTCATTATTGTATCAGTTATTTAAAAAAGCGGGATATAAAGTCGGATTGTTATCAACTGTAAAAATTATGGTGGATAACACAGAATATCCAGCGACGCATACGACGCCAGATTCATTGACCATAAATCAATATTTAAAAATGATGAATGATGAAGGTGTAGAATTCTGCTTTATGGAGGTAAGTTCTCATGGAATTCATCAAAACCGCACACTTGGATTAAAATTTGAAGGCGGTATTTTCACAAACCTCTCTCATGACCATTTAGATTATCACGACACGTTTGCAGAATACAGAGATGTAAAAAAACGCTTTTTTGACGAGTTGCCAAAAACAGCGTTTGCACTAACTAATGCAGACGATAAAAATGGAAGTGTGATGCTTCAAAACACTAAGGCAAAGCAATACACATATGCTTTAAAAAGCTTCGCAGATTATAAAGCACAAATTTTAGAAAACCAGTTTAATGGCTTGTTATTAAAGCTAAATGGTAATGAAGTTTGGGTAAGATTAATAGGCACATTTAACGCGTATAATATTCTAGCCATTTTCGCTACTGCAGAATTACTTGGTCTTGAAAAAGAAGAAACTTTAAGACTTATTAGTGAACTTGAAAGTGTTAGTGGACGATTTCAGTTTTTAATATCTGACGATAAAATAACTGCTATTGTAGATTATGCACACACACCAGATGCCTTGCAAAATGTATTGGAAACTATCAATGATATTAGAACCAAAAATGAAGAAGTGATTACTGTTGTGGGCTGTGGTGGAGATAGAGATGCCACTAAACGTCCAAAAATGGGTCACATTGCTTCTGCCTTAAGTACTAAAGTCATTTTTACTAGTGACAATCCAAGAAGCGAAAAACCAGAAGCTATTATTGAAGAGATTGAAAAAGGTGTCGAGCCTCAAAACTTTAAAAAAACAATGTCCATAGTAGATAGAAAACAAGCCATTAAAACAGCTTGTCAATTGGCAAATCCTAACGACATCATTTTAATAGCAGGTAAAGGACATGAAACCTATCAAGAAGTTAATGGTAAGCGTCATGATTTTGATGACTTTAAAATGGTTAAAGAATTTTTAAAACAATTACAGAAATAG
- the mraY gene encoding phospho-N-acetylmuramoyl-pentapeptide-transferase: protein MLYYLFEFLEKQYQMPGASVFQFITFRAALAIILSLLFSTIFGKRIIVALQKKQVGESVRDLGLEGQLEKAGTPTMGGIIIILATLIPVLLLAKLDNIYVVMLIVTMLWMGAVGFTDDYIKVFKKDKAGLSGKFKVMGQVGLGLFVGAIMYFHPGITIKTEKVNPIYETELITQNSPREFNVEEQSLKTTIPFVKDNEFDYSDLITWMGDDYAKYAWLIFIPIVIFIVTAVSNGANLTDGIDGLAAGSSAIIVFALAIFAFISGNIVFSDYLNVMFIPRLGEMVVFIAAFVGALIGFLWYNTYPAQVFMGDTGSLTIGGVIAVIAVAVRKELLIPLLCGIFFAESLSVIIQVTYFKYTRKKYGEGRRVFLMSPLHHHYQKKGYHESKIVTRFWIVGIFLAILSIVTLKLR, encoded by the coding sequence ATGTTATACTACTTATTTGAATTTTTAGAAAAACAATACCAAATGCCTGGAGCAAGTGTGTTTCAATTTATCACCTTTAGAGCTGCTTTAGCAATCATATTATCCTTGTTGTTTTCTACAATTTTCGGTAAACGTATTATAGTTGCATTACAGAAAAAACAAGTTGGAGAATCGGTTAGAGATTTAGGTTTAGAAGGACAGTTAGAAAAAGCTGGTACACCTACTATGGGTGGAATTATAATCATATTAGCAACTTTAATTCCTGTATTGTTATTAGCCAAATTAGATAATATTTATGTAGTTATGCTAATTGTTACCATGCTTTGGATGGGAGCTGTTGGCTTTACAGATGATTATATAAAAGTATTTAAAAAAGATAAAGCTGGACTTAGCGGAAAATTTAAAGTTATGGGTCAAGTTGGGTTAGGCTTGTTTGTTGGTGCAATCATGTATTTTCACCCAGGAATCACCATCAAGACTGAAAAAGTTAATCCAATTTATGAAACCGAATTAATCACTCAAAATTCACCAAGGGAGTTTAATGTAGAAGAGCAATCGCTTAAAACAACTATTCCTTTTGTAAAGGATAACGAGTTTGATTACTCAGATTTAATAACATGGATGGGAGATGATTATGCAAAATATGCGTGGTTAATTTTTATCCCAATTGTCATTTTTATAGTAACAGCTGTTTCTAATGGAGCTAATCTAACAGATGGAATAGACGGATTAGCAGCAGGTAGTTCTGCCATAATTGTATTTGCATTAGCCATTTTTGCTTTCATTTCTGGAAACATCGTATTCTCAGATTATCTCAATGTTATGTTCATCCCTCGTTTAGGTGAAATGGTAGTGTTTATAGCTGCTTTTGTGGGAGCTCTCATTGGATTTTTATGGTACAATACCTATCCAGCACAAGTCTTTATGGGTGATACTGGAAGTTTAACTATTGGTGGTGTGATTGCAGTTATAGCAGTTGCGGTTAGAAAGGAATTACTAATTCCTTTACTATGCGGAATCTTCTTTGCAGAATCTTTATCAGTCATTATACAAGTCACCTATTTTAAATATACAAGAAAAAAGTATGGTGAAGGACGACGTGTATTTTTAATGTCGCCTTTACACCATCACTATCAGAAAAAAGGATATCACGAAAGTAAAATAGTGACACGGTTTTGGATTGTCGGAATTTTTCTAGCCATACTATCCATTGTGACCTTGAAATTAAGATAA